The region TGTTTGTCGCAAACGCATTCTACGATAAAGCACTATGTACAATATTTTTGAATATGCTGTAAAGTGATAAGTTTTTATTTGTGTAATAACCTGAGAAAATATCAGGCACTGTTAGTCATAGAAAATAGCCGCAACTTTCCCGTATTACCAGTTCGTATGGTAGATATTCTTGACTGACTGCAATAGGTTCATTCTGCATGAGGGCCAGCAGTTTCTGGAATGCAATCCTTCCCATCATCTCCTTGGGCTGACGTATTGTGGTAATCGCTGGTTCCCATACAGAAGAAAGATCAATATCATCAAAGCCGACAACAGCACAGTCTTCAGGAACACGCAGTCCCTGATCTTTTAATGCTTTCATAGCACCAATTGCCATTGTATCACCTGCGGCAAATACAGCGGTGAATTTTTTTTGTTTTGCCAGTAATGTCCACATCTGATCATAGCCGCCCTTGATGGCGGGTTCTCCGTAACTGATCAGTTCATTATCAACAGGAATTTTGTGTTCTTCAAGAGCAGAAATATAACCGTTGAGACGATCCTGATAAGGCATCTGTAAAGGTGATACAGTGAGGTGTGCAATCTCGCGGTGTCCAAGCCGGATAAGATGAGTCATAAGCGCTTTTGAAGCAGCCATATTATCAATGGAAACGCTTGGTATTTTGTAATTGGGTACGCATTGCACTACCATAACTAAAGGGTATCTTTCCGTAATCAGTGTTTCTAGCTTTTGTGTCATATTAGCGGATAGGGAAATGATTCCGTCCACCTGCCGCTGCTTAATTGCCTCAATGTAATGCTTTTCCAAGGACGGCTGGCTCTTTAAATCAGCAATCAGCATTTGATATCCTTGCCGTTCAGCTTCCGTACCGATACCTGATAATATTCCATGAAAAAAGGAGTTTTCTATATTAGGAACAATAACAATGACAGCTCTTGTTGTCTGAGTCCGAAGCTGACGTGCAAGAACGTTTGGCTGGTAATTCATTTCTTTGATTATCTGAAGTACATGTTCCTTTGTTGCCGGTTTGACAAGATCGGGGTTACTGAGCACTCTGGATATGGTTGCAACGGAAACTCCTGCGGCATTCGCTACATCTTTTATGGTTGGTGCATTCATATTTATCCTCCCAAGAAACAAAAATTGAAAAACGCATTTATATGGAGCAGAACTATTTTTTAATGATAAATACTGTAATCGATTACATTTTATAACATTAAAGTTGGCATTGCAAGAAAAACATGCAAAATAATTTAAATTGCTATTTGACATGACTGTAATCGATTACAATTTAAAAAAATCCGAACAGATATTAACAAAGCTAAATATAGTAAAAAGTAACAATAAATACAAAATAATATCAGCAAAAATAACAATTGACAACAATATAAATATCCATTAAGCTATAGACATAAATTGTAATCGATTACAGTATAATTCGATAAGGAGGGCAAGATGACTTTTAAAAGGTTTGATTCTGTGGTTGCGTGGATTGAGGACATTGTTTCTGCGTTCTGCCTGGCAGGGATTGTGGTGATCGCAGCGGGAAGTGTATTTGGGCGTTATGTTTTACATACAGGTTTTCTATGGGCGGACGAAGTGAACCAGATGCTGCTTGTCGCCATGGGCATGTTTGGGAGTGCAAGAGCAGTGCGTTCCAATGGTCATGCGGAATTCACCTCTTTTATTAACAACCGGAAATCAAGAACGGCGCGAATTGCAATGCGGGCTGCAATCAATATACTTACGATTGTGTTGCTGGTGTTCATGTTCGTGATTTCAATGCAGTTTACCTTAGGCGGAACCATGAAGAGTACGGTACTTCGTATTCCGAGAATGTATTTTTACATGTCAATTCCCATGGGATTCGGGCTTTGCATTTATGAGTATCTGAAGGTGGTCAAGACAAAGATATTAACGGACGCAGCGTCCGAGAATGAATAGGAGGAAACATAGATGGGAGAAGTAATTGCGCTCCTGGTCATTTTGACCTTTGTTTTTATCATTGCAGGTATCCCGATTTACATCAGCCTGATGTTTACCGGTTTGCTCAGCCTTGTGGCACTGGCATCATCCACAGCAACTCCTCTTGCCACACTGGTTATTCCACAGTCTATTTTTAACGGCATAGGAAGCCTGCCCCTTTTGGCTATACCGTTTTTCATGCTTGCAGGTGAGATTATGAACCGGGGAAAGATTACGGAGAAGCTGATTCGGTTTGCAATGCTGCTGATTGGACGCCTGCCCGCCAGTCTTGGGCTTTCCAGTATTGTGGCGAGTATGTTCTTTGGCGGCATTACTGGTTCCGCACAGGCAAGTACCTCCTGCATGGGCGGTATCCTGATTCCCGCCATGAAAGAGGAGGGATACCCCACAAAAGAGGCGGTTGGAATTATTGCTGCGGCTTCTACCTGCGGGCCAATTATCCCGCCGAGTATCATCATGGTTGTATTTGCCACCGCGGTTGGGTGTTCGGTTGGAGCAATGTTTATGGGAGGCCTGATACCGGGGATTCTGGTAGGCTTGATACTGATGATTGTATTGCTGGTCCGTAATCACATGTATCATTTTCCGAAGCACGATGAACGGCTGAGCCGCAACGAAGTTGTGAAGGTTGCTCTTGATGGTATCATCCCATTGGGCATGCCGGTTATCATTGTGGGAGGTATCATGGGAGGTGTATGTACTCCTACAGAAGCGGGCGCCATTGCGGTTGTTTACAGTCTGCTGGTCAGTCTTTTTGTCAGCCGCACCTTAAGGCTTCGGGATATCTGGTCTCTGCTGCTTGCAACGGTTAACAGTGCGGCACCATTGCTGCTGATTATTGCCTGTGCCCGGATATTCAGTTACGGTCTGACAGCGCTCCAGATGCCGGTTATTGTGAATGACCTGATTCTTTCCTTAACAAGTAACAAATATGTATTTCTGATGCTTGTGAATATCCTGCTTCTTATTATGGGAATGTTCATGGATGGAGGAGCGTCTGTTATTATCCTTGCTCCGATTCTGGCTCCAGTTGCGGCTGCTCTTGGTATCAGTACAATTCATTTTGGTGTTATCATGGCGCTTAACCTTACCATTGGTAACATTACGCCTCCGCTGGGATACTGCTTATTTATAGGAAGCAGAATTGGAGATATTACGGTGGAGGAAGGCATCAAGGGCATTATTCCATATCTAATTGCAGAGATTGCCGCATTGCTGCTGATTACCTATATCCCGTCGCTGGTCACCTATGTTCCGGTGATGCTGGGATACAGTGTGGTATAACCGTATAAGGAAATTAATTGTAGGAGGAGATATATATGAAGTTTAGTGCCTGTACCGCGGCCTTTGGCATGGCGGATCTGAAAAAAATTATTGATACTTCGGCAAAGCTGGGATATGATGCCGTGGAGCTTACCGCGGCCCTTCACCTGCCGGTGGAATCCACCCCGGAGCGCCGAAAAGAGGTTTTAGGCTGGATTCATGATGCAGGAATTGTTTGCAGCGCCCTTCACTATATTTTCGACGGAACCATTCGGCTTTTGAGCACGGATTCGGAGATGATGAATCAGTCTGCCGCCTATTTGAAACAGGTAGTGGATGTTGCATATGATATGGAATGCCCTACCGTTATAGTGGGAAGCGGCGGAAAGACCAGAAGCTTTGAGCCTGACTGGGACAGGGAGGCAGGAGTGAAATGTATGGCTGAGGTAATACGCCGGGTTGGTCTGTATGCCCAGGAAAAAGGGGTTACCCTGGCGGTGGAGGCAATTAACCGGTATGAAACCAACTTCTTGAACACATTGGAAGAAGCGGTAAATTTTGTGAATATGGTGAACCTTCCAAATGTGCGTACCATGGCGGATACCTATCACCTGAATATAGAAGAAGTAAATCCGGCTGAAACCATCCGCAAATATGGACATACCCTGGCAAACCTGCATCTTGCGGACTCAAACCGCCAGGCGCCGGGAGATGGACACTTTGACTTTGCGTCTGTGGCGGAGGCGCTTCGGGAAGTGGATTTTAAGAGGTATTGTTCCTTTGAGGTATTTGGGCTTTATCCGTGGAAACTCTGGTATGACACCTTTGAAGAGTCGGTTGAACATATGGGCAACGGTATTAAATACGCCCGTTCTATTTTTGGATGAATTATGCTGTAGTCAGATACCGGGACATACGTCCGGAGGTATGGAAAGGATAGATATTATGAGAAGAGTGGCATTGGTTGATTATGGGAAATTAGTATTACAGGATAACTGCGGGGACATTAAGGCCCTTGAGCCGGGAACAGTTAAGATTGATGTAACGGCCTGCAGTATCTGCGGAAGCGATATCGCGCTTTACCGTGGAAAACGTTCCCTTGAGAATGAAAGATATTTCGGGCACGAGTTTTCCGGCGTGGTAGCAGATCCTGGCGATGGCGCAAATGGTATTAAGAAGGGTATGCGCGTGGCAAGTGAGCTTTCCAGGGCCTGCGGACACTGCTGGAATTGCCGCAACGGGCTTCCCAATTATTGCAGGAGCATGAATGATGCCCTTCTGCCCGGAGGATTTACAGAGGAAACCCTGGTGTTAAATACGCCGGAATACAGTTTTATCAGCCCTGTTCCGGATACCATTGATGATATTACCGCAACTCTGCTGGAACCAACCAACTGTGCTTACCACGTGGCGCGTCGGGCTGATGTGAAGCATGGGGATACGGCGGTTGTCTTTGGCATGGGACCCATGGGGCTGATTGCGGCCCGCATTATAAAGAGCATGGGCGTAGATGTGGTTGTGGGAGTGGATAATAGTAAGGCGCGTCTGGAAAAAGTGCAGAGTCTTGGATTTATTGATGTGATTGACAGCAATGACGGGAATTGGCAGGACCAGATATTTGAAATGTGCGGTTCAAAGGGTGTGGATGTGATTATTGAGCTTACAGGAGCGCTCCCGGTCCTTCAGAGCGCGTTCCAGGTGGTCCGGCCGGGAGGGCGCATCGTGGTGGGCAGTGTTTACAGCGGCTTTGCAGACCAGGTAGAGCTTTTGCCCATTATGCGCAAAGAGCTGACCATTCTGGGCTCCAAGGGCCCGTATCCACATTTAAAGACAGATGGTACCAGCGCGGCAGTTGATATTCTGGTGAGGCTTCAGGATGACTTAAAGAAGCTGATTACGGTTTATGATTATAAGGATGCCCTTAAGGCGTTTGATGACATGATGTCTGGTTTTGCAATCAAGCCAGTTATCCGGTTTCGATCATAAAAAAATTGAATGATAGAATAATTTCAGGAAAAGGAGATTTTGTAATGACAAACAAAGAGCATGTATTGAAATATGGAGGAAAGTTTAGTATCAGCGGCGGTGAAGTGTGGACAATGCCAAATGGACACGATGTTCATTTCGCTTTAAATCCAAAGATGGGATGCCGCGGAGCAAATATCGCGGTTGGATTTCATAAGCCAGGTAAGGAATTTGCGCCCCATAAGCATCCCATTTCTGAGGAAATCCTCATCATCCACAGCGGTAAGGGTGAGTGTTACCTTTATGACAAGTGGATTCCGGTTGAGACAGGAGATATTGTGTTTGCGCCTCCCGGCGTCCTGCACGGCACCCGCAATCCAGCGGAAAATACAGAGGACTTTGTAACGCTTGGTATCGCGACACCGCCCCAGCTTGACCTTTACCTGCGCGCAGGCTATGACATACTGGAGGATAACTCCGGAGAATATGTGGAAGAAGTATAAAGAGGAAATTGGAGGAAAGAAAAATGTTCTTTGATACATATAGTGAAATGTTAAATGATACGATTGATGGCCTTAAGAGAGAGGATATACAGAAACTGTTTGATTTGATTGAGGAGACTAGGAATAACGGAAAACATCTCTTTGTGCTTGGCAATGGTGGAAGCGCGGCCGCCGCATCCCATTGGGTATGTGATTTTGGCAAAGGAATTAACAGAGGAGATTCCAAACGCCTGAAAATTTTTTCACCGGCAGATAACGGAGCAATTTTCAGCGCTCTTGGTAATGACTGTGGATATGAGACAACGTTTGTTGAGCAGATGAAGAATTTTCTGGAGCCGGGCGACCTGGTATTAACCTTTTCTGTTTCAGGAAGCTCATCAAATCTTGTGGAAGCTCATAGGTACGCAAAAGAGATTGGTGCAAAAACAGCCTGTGTTGTTGCGGATAAAGGTGGTAAGATAATCGGCATGTCCGATTTTGCAATGATTATCCCATCTGAGAATTATGGTATTGTTGAGGATATTCATGTAATTCTGGGACATGCAATCTCACAGCAGATTTATGCAGACAATGTGGGGGCGTAAGGCATATTGGAGGATGAAGATATGTATATTGCGGCACTAGACATTGGCGGAACAAAAACCATTGTTGCTATACTGGATGAGAATGGCGGAATTTTGATACAGGAAAGTTTTCCGTCCATTGTCGCAAGATATGAGACGCATCTGGAATTGTGCGTACAGGCAATGAAACGTCTGATGCATCGGACTGAGTTACAGGCAGAGGACTTTACCGGACTGGGGGTGTCGCTTCCGGGAATTGTGGACAACGAAAAGGGAATTCTGCTTTACGCACCTTATGCAAACTGGGAAAATGTGGAAGTCGCGGGCTATTTGAGTAAAAACCTTGGGATTTCAAGGGTGCGGTGCGAGAATGATGTCAACGCCTGCGCCATTGGCGAAAAGCGGTTTGGACTGGGAAATAACTATACGGATTTCATATGGATGACAGTGAGTACAGGCGTGGGCGGCGCCGTGGTGGAAGGTTCAAAGCTGGTGCGGGGAGGCCTTGGTTTTGCCGGTGAGCTGGGACACTTAAAAGTTGAATATAAGTCGCCGGCTCATTGTCCCTGCGGTCAGTATGGCTGTCTGGAAGCACACGGTTCCGGGACGGCGCTGATACGGGAAACAAGGAAGCGCAGGCTTACATCGCCTGCATTTGCAAACGCGCTGGATGAGATGGGGTTAAAGCCGGATGGGGCCGGATGCGCGGCCCTTGCCAGGGCAGGAAACACAGATGCCATGGATATTATGAATCAGATTGGTACATATCTAGGACGCGGTATTTCCTATTGCATTAACATTTTAAATACCCAGGCAGTTGTGATTGGGGGCGGTGTTGCCTCGTCCCTTGATCTTCTGCTTCCATCCATCCGCGTTTCCGTACAGCAAAATGCTTTTAAGCAGATGCAGGATATTGATATTGTAAAGACTCCCCTGGGTTATGAAGCGGCCCTTCTCGGCGCGGCGGCCCTGGTTCTGGAGCAGTAAGGGCATAAAAGTAATATAAGACAGGAGGAGAGAACGGACATGAAACGATTAAAAGCAGCGGTAATCGGTTCTGGGTTTATCGGAGCGGCGCATGTGGAGGCGCTAAAGCGGGTGCCTGGTGTGGATGTTGTGGCCTTGGTAGATATTGTGGATCCGGCGCAAAAGGCTGAGGAACTGGATGTTCCAAATGGATTTTCAGACTACCGGGAGATGATTGAAGCGGTAAAGCCGGACTGTATCCACATTTGCACACCAAATCATACGCATAAGGAAATTGCCCTCTACGCATTCGAACACGGGATTCATGTAATCTGTGAGAAACCAATGGCAAGGAATGCCGGGGAAGCAAAGGAAATGCTGGAAGCGGCAAGGAAATGTAATCTTATCCACGGGATTAATTTACATAACCGGTTCTATCCCGCCAACCATCAGCTGCGCAATATGATTCTGGATGGGGCTCTGGGCAAAATATATGGCGTTCATGGAGGATATTTACAGGATTGCTTTTCACAGGAATCGGATTTTAACTGGCGTATGTTGTCCTCGAAAGGCGGAAGTACCCGTGTCACATCGGATATTGGTTCCCATTGGATTGACCTGGCGGAGTATGTAATTGGAAGTAAAGTAAAAGAGGTATTTGCGGAGTTCCAGACCAATCTGCCGGTGAGAAAGATGAGTGTGGCAGGAGAGTTAAAGGATATGGAGGTGGATACAGAGGATACTTCTTACGTTATGATCCGCTTTGAGAATGGAGCCGTTGGCAGCGCTGTATTTTCCCAGGTGTATCAGGGCAGGAAAAACCAGACTACGATTCGGGTATCGGGTTCGGAAATTTCTGCTGAATGGGACAGCGAAGCCATTGGTGATTTGAAGCTTGGGTACAGGAATGAACCCAACCGCCTGCTGACAAAAGACCGTGGGCTGGCTCATCCGGATACCGCGCCGATCATTACCTATCCGGGCGGTCACACGGAGGGATTTCCGGATGCTTTTAAACAGAATTTTATAGCTGTCTATGGAGCAATCCGTGGAACGAAGCCCACTAATCCATACGCAGACTTTGAGGATGGGCTGCATCAGATGCAGGTTCTGGATAAAATATTTGAAAGCGCGAAAACGGGCCGTTGGATCAGTGTTAATTAAAACGGGAGGAAACAATCAGAATGAAGGTTGGCATTGTAGCGAATATTATGCAGGACAAAACGCTGGCAGAGGCCCTGGATTATTTTCGAAAAATGGGAATCCAGACAATAGAGCCGGGATGCGGCGGATACGCAGGCAAGTCCCATGTTAATCCCACTGTTTTGCTTGGTGACAAAGAAAAGATAGATGAATTTAAGAGGATAATAGCGGATTCGGGTTTGACCATCAGCGCCCTTTCCTGCCATGGTAATCCCATTCACCCGGATCAGGGAATTGCAGCCGCCCATGACGGGGATATGCGGGACACGGTACGCCTTTGTAAAGAACTGGGACTGGACACAATTACCTGTTTTTCCGGATGCGCCGGAGACTGTCCGGATTCAAAATTCCCCAATTGGGTGACCTGTCCCTGGCCGGATGATTATCTTAAGATTTTGGATTACCAGTGGAATGAGGTATTGATTCCATACTGGAGGGAGTTTGCTGCTTTTGCAAAAGAGAATGGCGTGACGAAGATTGCATTAGAGCTGCATCCGGGATTTATGGTTTATAATTCTGAAACCTTAAAACGGCTCCGGGGGGAGGTTGGAAGGGAGATTGGGGTGAATTTTGACCCAAGCCATCTTCTTTGGCAGGGAATGGACCCTGTTTCGGTGATCCGTGAGCTTAAAGACGCAATCTATCATGTACATGCCAAGGATGTTAAGGTGGACTTAATCAACACCGCGGTCAACGGAGTCCTGGATACCAAACATTACAGCAATGAAATTAATCGCTCCTGGATATTCAGGACCATTGGTTATGGCAATGATACGGCTTACTGGAAAAATATTTTTTCCACACTGCGTATCATTGGATACGATGGGGCGGTCAGTATTGAACATGAGGATAGCCTGATCAACCGGTTCGAAGGCCTGGAAAAAGCGGTCAGGATTGTCAAAGAATCTTTGATAATGGAAGACAAAACAGAGATGTGGTGGGCGTAATTAACTAATAAAGAATGATAAAGGAGATTAACCATATGAAAAAGAATCTTATATCCATGTTACTTATAACAGCCACAGCAATCAGCCTCGCCGCCTGCGGCGGCTCTAAGGCCCCTGCTTCTGCAGGCAGCAGCGGCACATCTGCCCCGAAAGACACCGCGGCATCCGTCAATGCTTCACAAGTGGTTGTTAAGTATTCGGTAACGTATCCCTCCACCGGTACGCAGGCAGAGGGGGCGCTGAAATTAGGAGAGCTGATTGAAGAGTGCTCAGATGGGCGTATGAAGATGGAATTCTATCCGTCCTCCCAGCTGGGGGATAAGACCGCAACCTTTGAGGGCCTGGGAAACGGAACCATTGAGATGACGGAGTGCGCTGCCACGGATCTTTCTGCGTTTAATGACATGTGGTCTGTATTCTCCCTGCCGTATCTGTGGGAAAACGGACAGCAGGCCTGTGCAACTGTAATGGACCCGGCGGTCCGCGAGATGCTGGAAGCGGACGCGCAGGCCAATGGATTTATCATCATTGCGTGGACTGACATTGGAAGCCGCAGCATAATGAACCAGAAGCAAACGGTCAATACCCCGGCAGACCTTACCGGACTTAAGATTCGCTGCATGCAGGAACCGATTCTGGCGGATTCAACCAATGCCATGGGCGCAATCGCCACGCCTCTGGGTGCAAGCGAGATTTATACCGGTCTGCAGCAGGGGACCATTGACGGCCTTGACCATACCCCCTCTGTAGTGGTTGCCAATGGATGGCAGGAACTGGCCAAGCATTTCTCCCTGACGGAGCATTTCACTATCCCGGACCCGGTATTCGTAAGTAAGGTATGGTTTGACGGCTTGTCTGCTGAAAATCAGGAAGCTGTTCTGGAAGCCGGCAAGAAGTTCTCTGATGTATGGAATAATGAGATCTGGCCAGAGGCAACCGAGGATGGTATGAAGGCAATGAAGGAACAGGGCGTTGAAATTGTGGAGGTTGATAAAGCGCTATTTGAAGAGGCTGTAAAACCGGTTGTTGATAAATTTCTGGCGGATGCCAGCGAGGATCAGAAGGCGCTGTATGATTTGCTGACAAAGACACGGGAAAACTATTAGTGGGAGGAAATACGTTATGTATGAGAAAAGGCTGTGTGGGGTTGTTATTCCCACCATTACACCGATGAATGAGGATGGATCTATTGATGACGCGTCGATTGCGGATTTCACACGGTATCTGTTAGAAGCAGGTGTAAATGCCCTGTATCCCAACGGGACAAATGGCGAGAGCCTGCTCCTAACAAAGGAGGAAAGGGACCATGTGGCAGAGGTTATGGCGAACGTGAACGCTCACCGCCTTCCGTTGTTTATCCAGTGTGGCAGTATGACAACAGGAGAAACCGCATCCCACGCAGCACATGCGGTTGATATTGGGGCAGATGGGGTTGGCATTATGAGTCCTGCATTTTTCCAAATGGATGAAGAAGCGCTTTTCCAGTATTACCGTGACGTTATAAAAGGCCTTCCGGAGAATTTTCCAGTGTATATATATAATATTCCCGGTTGCACGACTAATGATGTAAAGCCTGGATTGCTGCAAAAGTTGATGGAGGAGTTTCCTAATATCGTGGGAATCAAATACAGCAGCCCGGACCTTATGCGGGTAGAAGATTATCTTGAAACAGATGGAAAAAAGCCAGAGCTTTTAATTGGCTGTGACAGCTTGTTTTTGCAGTGCCTGATGACAGGGGGCGTAGGAACGGTAACCGGGCCAGGGAGCATTTTTCATGAAAGGCTTCTTAAGGAGTTCAACACCCTGGCCAGGAATTTCCATGAAAACTATCTGATGACGGCCCGCGATTATGCAGAGTTCGGAGCTTATGAGGAGGCTGTTGCGGTTCTGTCCCAATGCGACGAGGCATGGCCCATGCTGTTTTACTACAAGGCATACTATCTGGGGAAGATGGGAAAAGATACATCCTATACTTTGTTACAGGCTTCACAGTGCAGCACGGATTACTGTTTCCCCAATAAGCTGGAGGATATTCTGGTCCTGGAATACGTGGTCAGGGAAAAATGTGAGGATGCCAATGCATATTACTATCTGGGCAACCTGTACTACGATAAAATGCAGTACGACACAGCCATAGGGTATTGGGAGCGTTCTGCTGAGTTAAACCCGGACTTTGCAATTACCTGGAGGAATCTGTCCCTGGCGTACTATAACAAGAGACATGACCCGGATCAGGCAAAGCAGGCCATGGAGCGGGCATATGAGCTGAATCCCGGCGATGCGCGGATTTTCCTGGAACTGGACCAGCTGTATAAGAAGCTGGGGATGCCGGTGGCAGAGCGGCTGAAACACTATGATATGGCCAGGGATGTGTTCATGCAGCGGGATGACCTGATGATTGAGTATGCCACCCTCCTGAATCTTTCAGAACGTTATGGGGATGCCTATGAGTTTATTATGGCTAACCGTTTCCATCCATGGGAGGGAGGAGAAGGAAAGGTAACAACCCAGTATACCGTGTCGCTGGTAGAACTGGCGCGGTCAGCCATGGAACGAGGTGACCTTGATGAGGCGGAAGAATTTCTGAAGAAGGCTTTGTACTATCCGGAGAACCTTGGGGAAGGCAAGCTGGAAGGATGTAAGGATAATCATGTAAACTATTATCTGGGTGTCATAAAAGAACGCCGGGGCGATCAGACAGCGGCAGAAGCGTATTTTGAAAAAGCCAGCGTCGGTACGGATGAACCGGCTGGAATGATGTATTACAATGACCAGCCGGCTGATATGATCTACTATCAGGGACTGGCCAAGGAAAAACTGAACCGGCCGGTAGAGGCAAAGGCAAGGTT is a window of Enterocloster clostridioformis DNA encoding:
- a CDS encoding TRAP transporter substrate-binding protein, translated to MKKNLISMLLITATAISLAACGGSKAPASAGSSGTSAPKDTAASVNASQVVVKYSVTYPSTGTQAEGALKLGELIEECSDGRMKMEFYPSSQLGDKTATFEGLGNGTIEMTECAATDLSAFNDMWSVFSLPYLWENGQQACATVMDPAVREMLEADAQANGFIIIAWTDIGSRSIMNQKQTVNTPADLTGLKIRCMQEPILADSTNAMGAIATPLGASEIYTGLQQGTIDGLDHTPSVVVANGWQELAKHFSLTEHFTIPDPVFVSKVWFDGLSAENQEAVLEAGKKFSDVWNNEIWPEATEDGMKAMKEQGVEIVEVDKALFEEAVKPVVDKFLADASEDQKALYDLLTKTRENY
- a CDS encoding dihydrodipicolinate synthase family protein, with product MYEKRLCGVVIPTITPMNEDGSIDDASIADFTRYLLEAGVNALYPNGTNGESLLLTKEERDHVAEVMANVNAHRLPLFIQCGSMTTGETASHAAHAVDIGADGVGIMSPAFFQMDEEALFQYYRDVIKGLPENFPVYIYNIPGCTTNDVKPGLLQKLMEEFPNIVGIKYSSPDLMRVEDYLETDGKKPELLIGCDSLFLQCLMTGGVGTVTGPGSIFHERLLKEFNTLARNFHENYLMTARDYAEFGAYEEAVAVLSQCDEAWPMLFYYKAYYLGKMGKDTSYTLLQASQCSTDYCFPNKLEDILVLEYVVREKCEDANAYYYLGNLYYDKMQYDTAIGYWERSAELNPDFAITWRNLSLAYYNKRHDPDQAKQAMERAYELNPGDARIFLELDQLYKKLGMPVAERLKHYDMARDVFMQRDDLMIEYATLLNLSERYGDAYEFIMANRFHPWEGGEGKVTTQYTVSLVELARSAMERGDLDEAEEFLKKALYYPENLGEGKLEGCKDNHVNYYLGVIKERRGDQTAAEAYFEKASVGTDEPAGMMYYNDQPADMIYYQGLAKEKLNRPVEAKARFNKLLDYGEQHIFDVMRVSYFAVSLPDFLIFDDDLNKRNQTHCYYLIGLANLGLGNMDAAAKAFVNAIGLEPTHQNAIRYLHMTGKA